One genomic region from Streptomyces sp. NBC_01431 encodes:
- the ddaH gene encoding dimethylargininase, which yields MGCTGLRARAAQVAREEPSLPRIARDLRTPRTARPRRYLMCPPAYFKVTYSINPWMDPAKPVDLPLALAQWEDLRDRYRSFGHTVELLEPRPDLPDMVFAANGATVIDGRVLGARFAHPERAAEAEAHLDWFRAHGFTTVHEPSHINEGEGDFAVTASYLLAGRGFRSSPLSHDEAQEFFGRPVIGLDLVDPRYYHLDTALCVLDDTADEIMYYPPAFSPGSRAVLSRLFPHALIAEEPDAAALGLNAVSDGHHVLLPQAAAGLFEPLRARGFEPVAMDLGELLKGGGSVKCCTQELRS from the coding sequence ATGGGCTGCACGGGGCTGCGCGCTCGTGCGGCCCAAGTCGCCCGTGAGGAGCCCTCATTGCCTCGTATCGCCCGTGACCTCCGCACCCCGAGAACCGCCCGACCCCGGCGCTATCTGATGTGCCCACCGGCATACTTCAAGGTCACGTACTCCATCAATCCCTGGATGGATCCCGCGAAACCGGTCGACCTGCCGCTGGCCCTGGCCCAGTGGGAGGACCTGCGCGACCGCTACCGCTCGTTCGGCCACACCGTCGAGCTGCTCGAACCCCGCCCCGACCTGCCCGACATGGTCTTCGCCGCCAACGGAGCCACCGTGATCGACGGCCGGGTGCTCGGCGCCCGCTTCGCGCATCCGGAACGCGCCGCGGAGGCCGAGGCCCACCTCGACTGGTTCCGTGCCCACGGTTTCACCACCGTCCACGAGCCGTCCCACATCAACGAGGGCGAAGGCGACTTCGCCGTCACGGCCTCCTATCTGCTCGCCGGGCGCGGCTTCCGCTCCAGCCCGCTCTCGCACGACGAGGCCCAGGAGTTCTTCGGCCGCCCGGTGATCGGCCTCGACCTGGTCGACCCGCGTTACTACCACCTGGACACGGCCCTCTGCGTCCTCGACGACACGGCCGACGAGATCATGTACTACCCGCCGGCCTTCTCGCCCGGCAGCCGGGCCGTGCTGTCCAGGCTGTTCCCGCACGCCCTGATCGCCGAGGAGCCGGACGCCGCGGCGCTCGGGCTCAACGCGGTCAGCGACGGCCACCACGTCCTGCTCCCCCAGGCCGCCGCCGGCCTCTTCGAGCCGCTGCGCGCCCGCGGCTTCGAGCCGGTCGCCATGGACCTGGGCGAGCTGCTCAAGGGCGGCGGCAGTGTGAAGTGCTGTACGCAGGAACTGCGTTCCTGA
- a CDS encoding bifunctional DNA primase/polymerase gives MGAEFGRSRGEESKLSRWLRRRPKDAPGADQGRLELLLAVAAADLPLAPAAYPVGFRCSCERVGCPTPARHPVSFAWQTQSTTDRAQVERWALGQPEANFITATGMVHDVLDVPLEAGREALARLLSEGVDVGPVAEAGGEGDHGRMLFFTATRGTPEDEDEWWPCELDCHPETMDEHPGLRWHCRGSYVLVPPARLPGELGVGWVRGPEHGLPDPLTLLEALTDACARYAGAAGSHAAAWPLGR, from the coding sequence ATGGGCGCTGAGTTCGGCCGTTCCCGCGGCGAGGAGAGCAAACTGTCCCGCTGGCTGCGCAGGCGTCCCAAGGACGCTCCGGGCGCGGACCAGGGCCGGCTTGAGCTGCTCCTGGCCGTGGCCGCCGCCGACCTGCCGCTGGCGCCCGCCGCGTACCCCGTCGGTTTCCGGTGTTCCTGCGAACGGGTCGGGTGTCCCACGCCCGCCCGCCACCCCGTCTCCTTCGCCTGGCAGACGCAGTCCACCACCGACCGCGCGCAGGTCGAGCGGTGGGCCCTCGGCCAGCCCGAGGCCAACTTCATCACCGCGACCGGCATGGTCCACGACGTGCTCGACGTACCGCTCGAAGCGGGTCGCGAAGCGCTCGCCCGGCTCCTCTCCGAGGGGGTCGACGTCGGGCCCGTCGCGGAAGCCGGCGGCGAGGGGGACCACGGGCGGATGCTGTTCTTCACCGCGACCCGGGGTACGCCCGAGGACGAGGACGAATGGTGGCCCTGCGAGCTCGACTGCCATCCCGAGACGATGGACGAGCATCCGGGGCTGCGGTGGCACTGCCGGGGGAGTTACGTACTGGTGCCGCCGGCCCGCTTGCCGGGGGAGCTTGGGGTGGGATGGGTGCGGGGGCCGGAGCATGGGCTTCCGGATCCGCTGACGTTGCTTGAGGCGTTGACCGATGCGTGTGCGCGGTATGCGGGGGCGGCTGGCTCGCACGCCGCGGCGTGGCCCCTGGGGCGGTAG
- the efeU gene encoding iron uptake transporter permease EfeU, with the protein MFANYLIGLREGLEASLVVCILVAYLVKTDRRDALKPVWIGVAVAVVVAFAFGAGLEFGSQEMTFKAQEALGGSLSIIAVGLVTWMVFWMRRTARHLKTELQGKLDSALRMGTGALVATAFLAVGREGLETALFVWTSVHAAGSENGTAQPMIGALLGLATAVFLGWLFYRGALKINLSKFFTWTGGMLVVVAAGVLAYGVHDLQEADFVAGINSKAFDVSSAIPPDSWYGTLLKGVLNFQPDPTVVQVMVWALYLIPTLVFFFAPVGFRKSVGTTRVEGQKAVHETGESAGGGARDGDRTDGDRERLRDGARGAGSRTLGDEG; encoded by the coding sequence ATGTTCGCCAACTATCTGATCGGCCTGCGCGAAGGGCTTGAGGCCAGCCTGGTCGTCTGCATCCTGGTCGCGTACCTGGTGAAGACCGACCGCCGCGACGCCCTGAAGCCGGTGTGGATCGGCGTGGCCGTGGCCGTCGTCGTGGCGTTCGCGTTCGGCGCCGGGCTCGAATTCGGCTCGCAGGAAATGACGTTCAAGGCCCAGGAGGCGCTCGGCGGTTCGCTGTCGATCATCGCGGTGGGCCTGGTCACCTGGATGGTGTTCTGGATGCGGCGCACCGCGCGGCACCTGAAGACCGAGCTCCAGGGCAAGCTCGACTCGGCGCTGCGCATGGGCACCGGGGCGCTGGTGGCGACCGCGTTCCTGGCGGTCGGCCGCGAGGGCCTGGAGACCGCGCTGTTCGTGTGGACGTCGGTGCACGCGGCCGGCTCCGAGAACGGCACGGCCCAGCCGATGATCGGTGCCCTGCTCGGCCTGGCCACCGCGGTGTTCCTCGGCTGGCTGTTCTACCGCGGCGCGCTGAAGATCAACCTCTCGAAGTTCTTCACGTGGACCGGCGGCATGCTGGTGGTCGTCGCGGCGGGCGTCCTCGCGTACGGCGTGCACGACCTCCAGGAGGCCGACTTCGTCGCGGGCATCAACTCCAAGGCCTTCGACGTCAGTTCGGCCATTCCGCCGGACAGCTGGTACGGCACCCTCCTCAAGGGCGTCCTCAACTTCCAGCCCGATCCGACCGTCGTCCAGGTCATGGTGTGGGCCCTCTACCTGATCCCCACGCTCGTGTTCTTCTTCGCCCCGGTAGGGTTCCGGAAGTCCGTGGGGACTACGAGGGTCGAGGGGCAGAAGGCGGTTCATGAGACGGGTGAGTCGGCTGGTGGCGGGGCTCGCGACGGCGACCGTACTGACGGTGACCGCGAGCGGCTGCGTGACGGTGCACGGGGAGCGGGAAGTCGTACCCTCGGCGACGAAGGCTGA
- the efeB gene encoding iron uptake transporter deferrochelatase/peroxidase subunit, protein MSDTTEATGPGRSPSRRALLGWGGAGLALGAAAAGGTVAVVKSGGSDAVPAADTGAAVPFHGDHQAGIATAVQDRLHFASFDVTTKDRAELVQLLKDWTAAAAAMTEGKAVGQGAYGGLAEAPPDDTGEALGLKPSRLTLTFGVGPSLFAKGRFGLESRRPEALVDIEQFPGDNLDAARSGGDLCVQACADDPQVAVHAIRNLARIGMGKVAVRWSQLGFGKTSSTTPDAQTPRNMMGFKDGTRNVSGTDTKALDQHVWVGEKDGTDWMTGGSYLVARRIRMHIETWDRTSLQEQEDVFGRDKGEGAPVGKSKERDEPFLKAMKPTAHVRLAHPDSNDGVRILRRGYSFTDGTDGLGRLDAGLFFLAYQRDVRKGFLPLQRSLARHDALNEYIQHVGSAIFAIPPGVRDKGDWWGRGLFG, encoded by the coding sequence CCGCCGGGCGCTGCTCGGCTGGGGCGGCGCGGGACTCGCGCTCGGCGCGGCCGCGGCCGGCGGCACCGTCGCCGTCGTGAAGAGCGGCGGGAGCGACGCGGTGCCCGCCGCGGACACGGGCGCCGCGGTGCCGTTCCACGGCGACCACCAGGCGGGCATAGCCACCGCCGTCCAGGACCGGCTGCACTTCGCCTCGTTCGACGTGACGACCAAGGACCGCGCCGAACTCGTCCAGCTCCTCAAGGACTGGACGGCGGCCGCCGCCGCGATGACCGAGGGCAAGGCCGTCGGCCAGGGCGCGTACGGCGGTCTCGCCGAGGCGCCGCCGGACGACACGGGCGAGGCGCTCGGCCTCAAGCCGTCCCGGCTCACCCTGACCTTCGGCGTCGGCCCCTCCCTCTTCGCCAAGGGCCGCTTCGGACTTGAGTCCCGGCGCCCCGAGGCGCTGGTCGACATCGAGCAGTTCCCCGGCGACAACCTCGACGCGGCCCGCAGCGGCGGCGACCTGTGCGTGCAGGCCTGCGCGGACGACCCGCAGGTCGCGGTGCACGCGATCCGCAACCTGGCCCGCATCGGCATGGGCAAGGTCGCCGTCCGCTGGTCGCAGCTCGGCTTCGGCAAGACGTCGTCCACGACGCCGGACGCCCAGACCCCGCGCAACATGATGGGCTTCAAGGACGGCACCCGGAACGTCTCGGGAACCGACACCAAGGCCCTCGACCAGCACGTCTGGGTCGGCGAGAAGGACGGCACCGACTGGATGACCGGCGGCTCCTACCTGGTGGCCCGCCGCATCCGGATGCACATCGAGACCTGGGACCGCACCTCGCTCCAGGAGCAGGAGGACGTGTTCGGCCGCGACAAGGGCGAGGGCGCCCCGGTCGGCAAGTCCAAGGAGCGCGACGAGCCGTTCCTGAAGGCGATGAAGCCGACCGCGCACGTCCGCCTCGCACACCCCGACTCGAACGACGGCGTACGGATCCTGCGCCGCGGCTACTCCTTCACGGACGGCACGGACGGCCTGGGCCGTCTGGACGCGGGCCTGTTCTTCCTGGCCTACCAGCGCGACGTGCGCAAGGGCTTCCTCCCGCTCCAGCGCAGTCTGGCCCGCCACGACGCGCTCAACGAATACATCCAGCACGTGGGTTCGGCGATTTTCGCGATCCCGCCGGGCGTCCGCGACAAGGGCGACTGGTGGGGCCGGGGACTCTTCGGCTGA